A single Fusobacterium hominis DNA region contains:
- a CDS encoding 3-deoxy-D-manno-octulosonic acid transferase has translation MLYDILRTILTPAIYILMLFNTKKGKFFKKRLYQNFSILKKEEYIWVHCSSVGEINLSEILIKKLLQERKERILITLFTDTGLEVAKSKFKNNDRVDIFYFPLDDKRNIKEILSKIKLKYLLIIETEIWPNLIKIASKYAKVIMVNGRISDRSFKRYYKIKGYLTKLFTYISKFYMQTAEDSTRIITLGAPKDKVETLGNLKFDIEFPNYTLEDRKQFKEFLGIENRKVFTAGSSRTGEYEILLEVFKNLKDTILILVPRHIEKTSQIEELLKKNNQKYKKYSEINEKNIEKTDIIIIDTIGILRKIYSISDIAFVGGTFVNIGGHSLLEPLFYGKTPIFGPYIQNVKEISQDILKYEIGYKVQNVDEFLRAISSVKKNQENSQEIIKKLFKENMKTADKIIQKIEKI, from the coding sequence ATGTTGTATGACATTTTAAGAACAATTTTAACTCCCGCTATATATATACTGATGTTGTTTAATACTAAAAAAGGTAAGTTTTTTAAGAAAAGATTGTATCAAAATTTTTCAATTCTTAAAAAAGAAGAGTATATATGGGTTCATTGTTCTTCAGTTGGAGAAATTAACTTAAGTGAAATTCTTATAAAAAAGTTATTGCAAGAAAGAAAGGAAAGAATATTAATTACTCTATTTACAGATACTGGATTAGAAGTAGCTAAATCCAAATTTAAAAATAATGATAGAGTAGATATTTTTTATTTTCCTTTAGATGACAAAAGAAATATAAAAGAAATATTATCGAAAATTAAATTAAAGTATTTACTTATTATAGAAACAGAGATATGGCCAAATTTAATTAAAATAGCTAGTAAATATGCCAAAGTTATTATGGTAAACGGAAGAATTTCAGATAGAAGCTTTAAAAGATATTATAAAATAAAGGGATATTTAACTAAGTTATTTACTTATATTTCTAAATTTTATATGCAAACAGCTGAAGATAGCACACGAATAATAACATTAGGAGCACCAAAAGACAAAGTCGAGACATTAGGAAATTTAAAATTTGATATAGAGTTTCCTAACTATACATTAGAAGATAGAAAGCAGTTTAAAGAGTTTTTAGGTATTGAAAATAGAAAAGTATTTACAGCAGGCAGTTCTAGAACTGGTGAATATGAAATTCTTTTAGAGGTATTTAAAAATTTAAAAGATACTATATTAATTTTAGTTCCGAGACATATAGAAAAAACTTCTCAAATAGAGGAACTTTTGAAAAAAAATAATCAAAAATACAAAAAATATAGTGAAATAAACGAGAAAAATATAGAAAAAACTGATATAATAATAATAGACACTATTGGTATTTTAAGAAAAATATATTCAATAAGTGATATAGCATTTGTTGGAGGAACCTTTGTAAATATCGGTGGTCATAGCCTTTTAGAACCGCTTTTTTATGGAAAAACTCCAATTTTTGGACCATATATTCAAAATGTTAAGGAGATATCTCAAGATATTTTAAAATATGAGATAGGATATAAAGTTCAAAATGTAGATGAGTTTTTAAGAGCTATTTCATCAGTGAAAAAAAATCAAGAAAATTCACAAGAAATAATAAAAAAACTATTCAAAGAAAATATGAAAACAGCAGATAAAATAATACAGAAAATAGAAAAAATTTAG
- the cmk gene encoding (d)CMP kinase codes for MDSFIVTIDGPAGSGKSTIAKMIAKKYNFTYLDTGAMYRMIALYVIRHNIDLENKKEIEEMLKNVKLDIQGNTFYLNGEDVSEAIRTPEVSKIVSPVAAIKEVRVKLVDMQREISFGKRIILDGRDMGTTVFPKADVKIFLIASPEIRAKRRLKEYDEKGIAATYEEVLESIKERDYIDSTRKESPLVKAQDAHEIDSSKLNIDDVLKEISAYIDKKIGE; via the coding sequence ATGGATAGTTTTATAGTTACTATTGATGGACCTGCTGGAAGTGGGAAAAGTACAATAGCAAAAATGATAGCTAAAAAATATAATTTTACATATTTAGATACAGGAGCTATGTATAGAATGATAGCTTTATATGTAATAAGACATAACATTGATTTAGAAAATAAAAAAGAGATAGAAGAAATGTTAAAAAATGTAAAATTAGATATTCAAGGAAATACTTTTTATTTAAATGGAGAAGATGTATCAGAGGCTATAAGAACTCCAGAAGTAAGTAAAATAGTATCTCCAGTAGCAGCTATAAAAGAAGTAAGAGTAAAACTTGTAGATATGCAAAGAGAAATTAGTTTTGGAAAAAGAATCATTTTAGATGGAAGAGATATGGGAACTACAGTTTTTCCAAAAGCAGATGTAAAAATATTTTTAATTGCGTCTCCTGAAATTAGAGCTAAAAGAAGATTAAAAGAATATGATGAAAAAGGAATTGCTGCAACTTATGAAGAGGTATTAGAATCGATAAAAGAAAGAGATTATATAGATTCTACTAGAAAAGAAAGTCCTTTAGTAAAAGCACAAGATGCACATGAAATAGATAGTAGTAAACTAAATATAGATGATGTATTAAAAGAAATATCGGCATATATAGATAAAAAAATAGGAGAATAG
- the prmA gene encoding 50S ribosomal protein L11 methyltransferase, producing MKVVEIKVIYESDNIDEATKEISNVFYDFGVTGLKIEEPLKDKNPLDFYKDEKQFLMVDNAISAYFPLNFYAEKRKKAILEAFDQKFSDREDIVYTVDFYEYEQEDYENNWKKYLYPEKVSEKFVVKPTWREYTPESDELIIELDPGRAFGTGSHPTTSLCLKLMEEVIKPGDSVIDVGTGSGILMIAAERLGASEIYGTDIDEMAVAAAKENLELNSIDSTKAKVYKGDLISVVKNKKFDVVVANILADVLLILIKDISKVVKKGGKIIFSGIIEDKCDIVKKEVENLGFEVAQVKQDKEWRALLIKA from the coding sequence ATGAAAGTTGTAGAAATAAAAGTAATATATGAAAGTGACAATATAGATGAAGCTACAAAGGAAATTTCAAATGTCTTTTATGATTTTGGAGTAACAGGTCTAAAAATAGAAGAGCCTTTAAAAGATAAAAATCCTTTAGATTTTTATAAAGATGAAAAACAATTTCTAATGGTAGATAATGCAATTTCTGCATATTTTCCATTAAATTTTTATGCAGAAAAAAGAAAAAAGGCAATTTTAGAAGCTTTTGATCAAAAGTTTTCAGATAGAGAAGATATAGTCTATACAGTTGATTTTTACGAATATGAACAAGAAGATTATGAAAATAACTGGAAAAAATATCTATATCCAGAAAAAGTAAGTGAAAAGTTTGTAGTAAAACCTACATGGAGAGAGTATACTCCAGAATCAGATGAATTAATAATTGAACTTGATCCAGGAAGAGCTTTTGGAACTGGTTCACATCCAACTACTTCATTATGTCTAAAACTTATGGAAGAAGTAATAAAACCTGGAGATAGTGTTATAGATGTGGGAACTGGATCTGGAATTCTAATGATTGCTGCAGAAAGATTAGGAGCTAGTGAAATATATGGAACTGATATTGATGAGATGGCAGTAGCAGCAGCTAAAGAAAACTTAGAGTTAAATAGTATTGATAGTACAAAAGCCAAAGTATATAAAGGGGATCTTATCTCAGTTGTAAAAAATAAGAAATTTGATGTAGTAGTAGCTAATATACTAGCAGATGTTTTACTTATTTTAATTAAAGATATATCAAAAGTAGTAAAAAAAGGTGGAAAAATAATATTCTCAGGAATTATAGAAGATAAATGTGATATTGTAAAAAAAGAAGTAGAAAATTTAGGATTTGAAGTTGCACAAGTAAAACAAGATAAAGAGTGGAGAGCACTTCTTATTAAGGCATAA
- a CDS encoding TIGR00282 family metallophosphoesterase — protein MKILVVGDVVGRPGRDTLKFFLDKNKTKYDFIIVNGENSAAGFGLTSKIADELQSWGCDVITSGNHIWDKKELYEYLDKSDRVLRPANYPDENTPGKGYTILKDKKGNKIGVISIQGRVFMMPIDCPFKKVKEIVEEIRKETKFIIVDFHAEATSEKIAMGWHLDGLVSAIYGTHTHIQTADNRILPEGTGYITDVGMTGSENGVIGMKVESVLPKFLNSLPQRFEVAEGSERLCGIEIELDEETGECTSIERISRTVTQIEYM, from the coding sequence ATGAAGATTTTAGTAGTTGGAGATGTTGTTGGTCGTCCAGGAAGAGATACTTTGAAATTTTTTTTAGATAAAAATAAAACTAAATATGATTTTATTATTGTGAATGGAGAAAATTCAGCAGCAGGATTTGGATTGACTTCAAAAATTGCAGATGAACTTCAAAGTTGGGGTTGTGATGTAATAACAAGTGGAAATCATATTTGGGACAAAAAAGAGCTCTATGAGTATTTGGACAAAAGCGACAGGGTTTTAAGACCAGCTAACTATCCAGATGAAAATACACCAGGAAAAGGATATACTATATTAAAAGATAAAAAAGGAAATAAAATAGGAGTTATATCTATTCAAGGAAGAGTGTTTATGATGCCTATAGATTGTCCTTTTAAAAAGGTAAAAGAAATAGTAGAAGAGATAAGAAAAGAAACTAAATTTATTATTGTAGACTTCCATGCAGAAGCTACATCTGAAAAAATAGCTATGGGATGGCATCTTGATGGGCTTGTATCAGCTATTTATGGAACACATACACATATTCAAACTGCTGATAATAGGATATTACCAGAAGGAACTGGATATATAACTGATGTTGGAATGACAGGATCTGAAAATGGAGTAATAGGAATGAAAGTTGAATCAGTATTACCTAAGTTTTTAAACTCACTTCCACAAAGATTTGAAGTAGCTGAGGGTAGTGAAAGACTTTGTGGAATAGAAATTGAATTAGATGAAGAAACTGGAGAATGCACAAGCATAGAGAGAATAAGCAGAACAGTTACTCAAATAGAATATATGTAA
- a CDS encoding 3-oxoacid CoA-transferase subunit B — translation MELDKKQVREYIARRVAQELKDGYVVNLGIGLPTLVANYIPEGMSVTFQSENGIIGVGPAPAPGEEDKDIVNAGGGFVTVLPGAQFFDSCTSFGIIRGGHVDATVLGALEVDQEGNLANWMVPGKMVPGMGGAMDLVVGANQVIVAMEHTSRGKVKIVKKCQLPLTAAKEVNLIITEKCVLEVTPEGLVLREVSPYSSIEDVKATTEADLIIPEDVKILR, via the coding sequence ATGGAATTAGATAAAAAACAAGTAAGAGAATATATAGCAAGAAGAGTTGCACAAGAACTTAAAGATGGATATGTAGTAAACTTAGGAATTGGTCTTCCAACATTAGTTGCTAACTATATTCCTGAAGGAATGAGTGTTACATTTCAATCAGAAAATGGAATTATAGGAGTAGGACCAGCACCAGCACCTGGAGAAGAAGATAAAGATATCGTAAATGCAGGTGGAGGATTTGTAACTGTTTTACCTGGAGCACAATTCTTTGATTCATGTACTTCATTTGGAATTATAAGAGGAGGACATGTTGATGCTACAGTACTAGGAGCTCTAGAAGTAGATCAAGAAGGAAACTTAGCAAACTGGATGGTTCCTGGAAAAATGGTTCCTGGAATGGGTGGAGCTATGGATTTAGTAGTAGGAGCTAATCAAGTTATAGTTGCTATGGAACATACTTCAAGAGGAAAAGTAAAAATAGTTAAAAAATGTCAACTTCCTTTAACAGCAGCAAAAGAAGTAAATCTAATAATAACTGAAAAATGTGTATTAGAAGTAACACCTGAAGGATTAGTATTAAGAGAAGTTAGTCCATACTCATCAATTGAAGATGTAAAAGCGACTACAGAAGCAGACTTAATTATTCCAGAAGATGTAAAAATCTTAAGATAA
- a CDS encoding CoA transferase subunit A — protein MKKVVTIDEAISHVKDGMTVFIGGFLAVGTPEKFIDALIEKGVKDLTIIANDTGYPDRGIGRLVCNNQVKKFIGSHIGTNPETGRRMQSGEMEVELCPQGTLAERIRVGGNGLGGVLTPTGLGTIIEEGKEKIVVDGKEYLLEKPLKADVALINGSVVDEFGNIIFAKTTKNFNPMMATAADTVIVYAEKLVKTGEIDPDHVMTSGIFVDYIVK, from the coding sequence ATGAAAAAAGTAGTTACAATTGATGAAGCTATATCACATGTAAAAGATGGAATGACAGTTTTTATAGGTGGTTTCTTAGCAGTAGGAACACCAGAAAAATTTATTGATGCTCTTATAGAAAAAGGTGTTAAAGATTTAACAATTATTGCTAATGATACTGGATATCCAGATAGAGGAATAGGAAGACTTGTTTGCAATAATCAAGTTAAAAAATTTATAGGAAGTCATATAGGAACTAACCCTGAAACAGGAAGAAGAATGCAATCAGGAGAAATGGAAGTAGAACTATGTCCACAAGGAACTCTTGCAGAAAGAATTAGAGTAGGAGGAAATGGACTAGGAGGAGTATTAACACCAACTGGTTTAGGAACTATTATTGAAGAAGGAAAAGAAAAAATAGTAGTTGATGGAAAAGAATATTTACTTGAAAAACCATTAAAAGCAGACGTAGCATTAATTAATGGATCTGTAGTTGATGAATTTGGAAATATTATATTTGCAAAAACAACTAAAAACTTTAACCCAATGATGGCAACAGCAGCAGATACAGTTATTGTTTATGCAGAAAAACTAGTAAAAACAGGAGAAATTGACCCAGACCATGTGATGACTTCTGGAATATTTGTTGACTATATAGTAAAATAG
- a CDS encoding short-chain fatty acid transporter, with product MGNQKQGLFKRFTTFCVTIMQKYLPDPYIFCAMLTFIVFIGSMVLTKQSPLQIIGHWSGGFWSLLAFSMQMALVLVTGHTMASSVIFTKLLAKMASKLKTPRQAIVVVTLVSTIACILNWGFGLVIGAIFAKEIARKLKGVDYRLLIASAYTGFLVWHGGLSGSIPLQVASDNVDALSKQTAGAVFANIPTSQTIFSPMNLFILGSLIILLPIINRAMYPSDDQVVVVDPKLLDDTIEVVQKPKSEMTPAERIENSKVISIILGVMGWVYILQYFITKGFNLNLNLVNFIFLFTGIILHGTPRRFLNAFLEATKGASGILLQFPFYAGIMGIMTGTNSEGVSLAILMSNFFVNISTPKTFPIFTFWSAGIVNFFVPSGGGQWAVQAPIVMPAGLKIGVSTAKSAMAIAWGDAWTNMIQPFWALPALGIAGLGAKDIMGYCLIVLICSGFVISAGFLLF from the coding sequence ATGGGAAACCAAAAACAAGGACTTTTTAAACGTTTTACAACATTCTGTGTTACAATCATGCAGAAATATTTGCCAGACCCTTATATTTTCTGTGCTATGTTAACATTTATAGTTTTTATAGGATCAATGGTTCTTACAAAACAGTCACCATTACAAATAATAGGTCACTGGAGTGGAGGATTTTGGTCGTTACTAGCTTTTTCAATGCAAATGGCGTTGGTATTAGTAACAGGTCATACAATGGCAAGTTCAGTAATATTTACTAAACTTTTAGCTAAAATGGCTTCTAAATTAAAAACACCTAGACAAGCAATAGTAGTTGTTACACTTGTATCAACAATTGCATGTATATTAAACTGGGGATTTGGACTAGTAATTGGGGCAATTTTTGCAAAGGAAATTGCTAGAAAATTAAAAGGTGTTGACTATAGATTATTGATTGCTTCAGCATATACAGGATTTTTAGTGTGGCATGGGGGATTATCAGGATCAATTCCATTACAAGTAGCTAGTGACAATGTAGATGCGTTATCAAAACAAACAGCAGGAGCTGTATTTGCAAATATTCCTACAAGTCAAACTATATTTTCTCCTATGAACCTTTTTATACTAGGAAGTTTAATAATATTGTTGCCTATTATAAATAGAGCTATGTATCCAAGTGATGATCAAGTAGTTGTTGTAGATCCTAAATTATTAGATGATACTATTGAAGTTGTTCAAAAACCAAAATCTGAAATGACACCAGCAGAGAGAATAGAAAATAGTAAAGTTATTTCTATTATATTAGGCGTTATGGGTTGGGTTTATATACTTCAATATTTTATTACTAAAGGATTTAATTTAAATCTAAACTTGGTTAACTTTATATTCTTATTTACAGGAATTATTCTACATGGAACTCCAAGAAGATTTCTTAATGCATTTTTAGAAGCAACAAAAGGTGCATCAGGAATTTTACTACAATTCCCATTTTATGCTGGAATTATGGGTATCATGACAGGAACAAATAGTGAAGGAGTATCACTTGCAATATTGATGTCAAACTTCTTCGTAAATATTTCAACTCCAAAAACATTCCCAATATTTACATTCTGGAGTGCAGGAATAGTAAACTTCTTCGTACCATCTGGTGGAGGACAATGGGCAGTACAAGCACCAATTGTTATGCCAGCAGGATTAAAAATAGGAGTTAGTACTGCAAAATCAGCAATGGCAATTGCGTGGGGAGATGCTTGGACAAATATGATTCAACCGTTCTGGGCTCTACCAGCATTAGGAATAGCAGGATTAGGGGCTAAAGACATTATGGGATACTGTTTAATAGTACTTATATGTTCAGGATTTGTTATCTCAGCAGGATTTTTATTGTTTTAA
- a CDS encoding alanine/glycine:cation symporter family protein, translating to MSLLVKVIENVNTMLWGHNILVVLLIGTAIYMTLRTRGMQFRLFKDIIGILRKNEKSENGISSLETFFLGTACRVGAGNITGVVAAVSVGGPGSIFWMWIVALLGAATSFIESTLAVRYRTKVGYSEYRGGTPWIIEKRLNKKWLGVIYALSSIVCYMGVIQVMSNSVTESINNAYGISIKHIAIGLTILVGVILFAKSKKDTIIIALNKIVPIMAILYLAVVLYILVTNFSLIPSMIANIFRQALGGKELLGGGIGIVIMNGVRRGLFSNEAGSGNSNYAAAVADVEEPAKQGMVQALGVFMDTLIVCSATAFVVLLAKEEVIVGKTGMALFQAAIRDHIGWYGIPFSVVILFFFSLSTILGVAYYGKNAIAFISRFQFLNPIYYAIVVLMVYIGGVEHNEFVWSLADFGLGIMTVINILCIVPLAGEAVSELQQYEEKLKKEKLTR from the coding sequence ATGAGTTTATTAGTAAAAGTAATAGAAAATGTTAATACAATGTTATGGGGACATAATATCTTAGTGGTTTTATTAATAGGAACAGCAATTTATATGACTTTAAGGACTAGAGGAATGCAGTTTCGATTATTTAAGGATATAATAGGTATTTTAAGAAAAAATGAAAAAAGTGAAAATGGAATTAGTTCTTTAGAAACATTTTTCTTAGGTACAGCCTGTAGGGTTGGAGCAGGAAATATAACAGGAGTTGTTGCAGCAGTTTCTGTAGGAGGGCCAGGATCAATATTTTGGATGTGGATAGTAGCATTATTAGGAGCAGCTACTTCTTTTATAGAGTCAACATTAGCAGTTAGGTATAGAACAAAAGTAGGGTACAGTGAATATAGAGGTGGAACACCTTGGATAATAGAAAAAAGATTGAATAAAAAATGGCTAGGAGTTATTTATGCGTTATCATCAATAGTGTGTTATATGGGAGTAATTCAAGTAATGTCAAACTCAGTAACTGAATCTATAAATAATGCCTATGGAATAAGTATAAAGCATATAGCAATAGGACTTACGATATTAGTTGGAGTAATATTATTTGCAAAAAGTAAAAAAGATACCATAATAATAGCATTAAACAAAATAGTTCCTATAATGGCAATTTTATATTTAGCAGTTGTACTATACATATTAGTAACTAATTTTTCGCTAATTCCTTCAATGATTGCTAATATTTTTAGACAAGCACTAGGAGGAAAAGAGTTATTAGGTGGTGGAATAGGAATAGTCATAATGAATGGTGTTAGAAGAGGATTGTTTTCTAATGAAGCAGGAAGTGGAAATTCAAACTATGCAGCAGCTGTAGCAGATGTAGAGGAACCAGCTAAACAAGGTATGGTACAAGCTCTAGGAGTATTTATGGATACACTAATTGTATGTAGTGCAACAGCTTTTGTAGTACTTTTAGCTAAAGAAGAAGTTATAGTTGGAAAAACAGGGATGGCATTATTCCAAGCAGCAATAAGAGATCATATAGGTTGGTATGGAATACCATTTTCAGTAGTGATATTATTTTTCTTTTCGTTAAGCACTATATTAGGAGTGGCTTATTATGGAAAAAATGCAATAGCTTTTATAAGTAGATTTCAATTTCTAAATCCAATATACTATGCAATAGTAGTTTTAATGGTATATATTGGTGGTGTAGAGCATAATGAATTTGTATGGTCTTTAGCTGATTTTGGATTGGGGATTATGACAGTTATAAATATATTGTGTATAGTTCCGTTAGCTGGAGAAGCTGTAAGTGAATTACAGCAATATGAAGAAAAATTAAAAAAAGAAAAATTAACTAGATAA
- a CDS encoding O-antigen ligase family protein, which translates to MGIILMVFLQMIVKKKYNFFNYVSLTGTVYLLLLSCLFFNSENIRENLDIFLGMTVYSIVFMFFIANYEIDIKYYKYIIPLFSLSSIGPIYRGIKDMVENYKILSYYRIAAGTYTTVYALELGIYFLVGIIGILYNKNKLIKYIYLVYVLLVSILIIHTQSRTTMLGIILPLFLLLVLWNYKKGSIMFITIILFIGILYSSFPNFKPFVRAKTLIGIEKIERTPRYPIFKRGIDIGIENKYKGVGFYFYKDKNFVVDSLQGSKFSHFHNIIVETFATQGLLITLSFVGFLLALFIKLIKNYFESQENRELKILGIVVFIFGIIYGISEPIFYFTKLYELIFTIIGISLSIGNNDREKL; encoded by the coding sequence TTGGGAATTATTTTAATGGTATTTTTACAAATGATTGTGAAAAAAAAATATAATTTTTTTAATTATGTTTCTTTAACAGGTACTGTTTATCTTTTATTGCTTAGTTGTTTGTTTTTTAATTCAGAAAATATTAGGGAAAATTTGGATATTTTTTTAGGAATGACAGTATATTCTATAGTATTTATGTTTTTTATAGCTAATTATGAAATTGATATAAAATATTATAAATATATAATACCGTTATTTTCATTGAGCTCAATTGGACCAATTTATCGTGGTATTAAAGATATGGTGGAGAATTATAAAATATTATCTTATTATAGAATTGCTGCAGGAACTTATACAACTGTATATGCTTTAGAATTAGGAATATACTTTTTGGTAGGTATAATTGGTATTTTATACAACAAAAATAAGTTAATAAAATATATATATTTAGTTTATGTGTTACTTGTATCCATTTTAATTATCCATACTCAGTCGAGAACTACTATGTTGGGAATTATCTTACCTTTATTTTTGTTGTTAGTATTATGGAATTATAAAAAAGGGAGTATTATGTTTATTACAATAATATTATTTATAGGTATTTTATACTCCAGTTTTCCAAATTTTAAACCATTTGTTAGAGCTAAAACGTTAATTGGAATAGAAAAAATAGAGAGAACTCCGAGATATCCAATTTTTAAAAGAGGAATAGATATAGGAATAGAAAATAAATATAAGGGTGTTGGTTTTTATTTTTATAAAGACAAAAATTTTGTTGTTGATTCACTGCAAGGAAGTAAATTTTCACATTTTCATAATATTATTGTTGAAACATTTGCAACACAGGGATTGCTAATTACATTGAGTTTTGTTGGTTTTTTATTGGCTTTATTTATAAAATTAATAAAAAATTATTTTGAGAGTCAAGAAAATAGAGAGCTGAAGATATTAGGGATAGTTGTATTTATTTTTGGAATAATTTATGGTATATCAGAGCCAATTTTTTATTTTACAAAGTTATATGAGTTGATTTTTACGATAATTGGAATATCGTTATCAATAGGAAATAACGATAGAGAAAAGCTTTAA
- a CDS encoding glycosyltransferase, with translation MKKIGFCIDSLEMGGAENLLVDIIMELSKYYELSLLTKYKSNSYLYNKVKNKVDYYYLQDGVIKICWWNKLFLSIDKRIKFKKFEKDLDIIIDFLDGDFHKYIKKVKSKKKIIWLHLNYLDLVSKKRIQDKIYDYDKIIVICNEMKKQLLAKSIDIMKIHKIYNFVDFDRINLLLNEKNNYKEIQGDYFLTVCRLKEEQKDVETLLKAFSKYDGDERLIIIGDGPDRKKLEKLSTQLKIDKKVVFLGEINNPYVYMQHAKLFILSSKSEGFGLVLVEALYCGAKVISSNCLVGPKEILLDAEIGELFEVGNSVDLLRKINIALEKKYDYEQIKKSLERFDKKEFIKNIKELLEYDDN, from the coding sequence GTGAAAAAAATAGGTTTTTGTATTGATTCTCTTGAAATGGGTGGAGCAGAAAATCTACTAGTAGATATAATTATGGAATTATCTAAATATTATGAACTTTCTTTATTAACAAAGTATAAAAGTAACTCATATTTGTATAATAAAGTGAAAAATAAAGTTGATTATTATTATCTACAAGATGGAGTAATAAAAATATGCTGGTGGAATAAATTATTTTTATCTATAGACAAGAGAATAAAATTTAAAAAATTTGAAAAAGATTTAGATATTATTATTGATTTTTTAGATGGAGATTTTCATAAGTATATAAAAAAAGTAAAAAGTAAAAAGAAAATAATATGGTTACATTTAAACTATTTAGACTTAGTAAGCAAAAAAAGAATACAAGATAAAATATATGATTATGATAAAATAATAGTTATTTGTAATGAAATGAAGAAACAGTTATTAGCAAAGAGTATAGATATAATGAAAATCCATAAGATATATAATTTTGTTGATTTTGATCGAATAAATTTATTATTAAATGAGAAAAATAATTATAAAGAGATTCAGGGGGATTATTTTCTTACAGTTTGTCGTTTAAAGGAGGAACAAAAAGATGTAGAAACATTACTTAAAGCATTTAGTAAATATGATGGAGATGAGAGGTTAATAATAATAGGTGATGGACCTGATAGAAAGAAATTAGAAAAATTAAGTACACAATTAAAAATAGATAAAAAAGTTGTATTTTTGGGAGAAATAAATAATCCTTACGTTTATATGCAACATGCTAAACTATTCATATTATCATCAAAAAGTGAAGGTTTTGGACTTGTTTTAGTTGAAGCATTATACTGTGGTGCAAAAGTTATTTCTTCAAATTGTTTAGTAGGACCTAAAGAAATATTGTTAGATGCTGAAATAGGTGAATTGTTTGAAGTAGGGAATAGTGTTGATTTATTGAGAAAAATAAATATTGCTTTAGAGAAAAAATACGATTATGAACAGATAAAAAAATCATTAGAAAGATTTGATAAGAAAGAATTTATTAAAAATATAAAGGAGTTACTTGAATATGATGACAATTAA